One Carassius auratus strain Wakin chromosome 16, ASM336829v1, whole genome shotgun sequence genomic window carries:
- the LOC113116817 gene encoding glial fibrillary acidic protein-like: protein MSRSPERISSYRRHFEDTSTSSYQVRVSSPSPIRRDVGRCRSASYTRKARAVSSSMALGRRTISSSRSQPFMTGVGMGSICLSGGGPGVDLDQASAENREFLNTRTGERQEMILLNDRLAAYIEKVRSLEQQNKLLETEIEALKNRYLKPTGLRLLYEEQLQELKRLADHMRVQRDLAIAAKDAMAGQLEMMKVKYEEALEMRKKAELDIEAFRPDVDAATAARIALEKQLENLEVELEFLRRVHKEEIEELMKQIYVVHASAADAYSLPDLSSAIQQIQHQYDDIAAKNLQEMDSWYKTKFDDLNNKTSKHVDKTRSVREEIVTAKKDIQNKERDLDSMKTKNEALEAQIRETQEKYRKDLEELQARIEALQLELKSSKQRTALLLREYQDLLNVKMALEIEITTYRKLIEGEDSRIASVMQGIQTMSLMSGSVSVQSSGAAGVAGVAGGPGVVPATGLGGGLDSGLTRGLGGGIGNGPSKSLEGGNGGGAGVGLVNGITGGVGDPGAAADYTQEQAVEMTERKTVLIRTVKAEDDTLESNTLEKSYSISGAADEEE from the exons ATGAGTCGCAGCCCAGAAAGGATCTCATCCTATCGCCGGCATTTCGAGGACACCAGCACCTCCTCTTACCAGGTGAGGGTCAGCAGCCCTTCTCCCATCAGACGGGATGTCGGGAGGTGCCGTTCAGCCAGCTACACCCGTAAAGCCAGAGCTGTCAGCAGCAGCATGGCACTGGGTCGGAGGACCATCTCATCCTCACGCAGTCAGCCCTTTATGACTGG TGTCGGAATGGGATCCATCTGTCTTAGCGGAGGGGGTCCAGGGGTCGATCTCGACCAGGCTTCTGCAGAAAACCGTGAATTCCTGAACACACGAACCGGTGAGAGACAAGAGATGATTCTGCTCAACGATCGACTGGCAGCATACATCGAGAAG GTCCGTTCGCTGGAGCAGCAAAATAAATTGCTGGAGACGGAAATCGAGGCCCTAAAGAATCGATACTTGAAGCCCACCGGCCTTCGCCTGCTGTACGAGGAGCAACTCCAGGAGCTGAAGAGGCTGGCGGACCACATGAGAGTACAGCGG GACCTTGCTATCGCTGCAAAGGATGCTATGGCGGGTCAGCTGGAGATGATGAAGGTGAAATACGAGGAGGCCTTGGAGATGAGGAAGAAAGCCGAGCTTGATATTGAAGCCTTCCGTCCG GATGTGGACGCCGCCACCGCCGCGCGCATCGCTTTGGAGAAGCAGCTAGAAAACCTAGAGGTGGAACTAGAATTCCTTCGAAGAGTACACAAAGAG GAAATCGAGGAGCTTATGAAACAGATATATGTGGTCCACGCCTCAGCAGCAGACGCCTACAGCCTCCCAGACCTCTCCAGCGCCATCCAGCAGATCCAACACCAGTATGATGACATTGCCGCGAAGAATTTACAG GAAATGGACTCTTGGTACAAAACTAAATTTGATGATCTCAACAACAAAACGTCAAAACACGTGGACAAGACGCGTAGCGTGCGAGAGGAAATTGTAACTGCTAAGAAGGAC ATTCAAAATAAGGAGCGTGATCTGGACTCTATGAAAACCAAAAATGAGGCTTTGGAAGCACAGATTCGCGAGACTCAAGAAAAGTACAGAAAAGATCTAGAGGAACTCCAG GCAAGAATTGAAGCCTTGCAGCTTGAGCTGAAATCCTCCAAACAAAGGACAGCACTGCTCCTGCGTGAATACCAAGATCTGCTCAATGTGAAGATGGCCCTGGAGATTGAAATTACCACATACAG GAAGCTCATTGAGGGTGAAGACTCTCGCATTGCTTCTGTGATGCAGGGCATACAGACCATGTCCCTCATGAGCGGCAGCGTAAGTGTTCAAAGTTCTGGAGCAGCAGGTGTTGCAGGGGTTGCTGGAGGTCCTGGGGTTGTTCCAGCCACAGGTCTTGGAGGAGGTCTAGACAGTGGGCTTACCAGAGGTCTTGGAGGAGGGATTGGCAATGGTCCTTCCAAAAGTCTCGAAGGTGGTAATGGCGGAGGTGCTGGAGTAGGTCTTGTTAATGGCATCACTGGTGGAGTTGGCGACCCAGGCGCCGCTGCAGACTACACTCAAGAACAGGCTGTGGAGATGACTGAGAGGAAGACTGTGCTTATCAG AACCGTTAAAGCTGAGGACGACACGCTGGAGAGCAACACACTGGAGAAATCGTATTCCATCTCTGGAGCTGCTGATGAAGAAGAGTAG